The following proteins are co-located in the Paludibaculum fermentans genome:
- a CDS encoding glycoside hydrolase family 140 protein yields MLTLSLAAACPVWGAVRGRLKVSANHHYLQYEDGTPFFYLGDTAWELMHRLDREAVDRYLENRARKGFTVIQAVVLAQIGGLTEPNAYGDLPLNGKDPAQPNEAYFRHVDYIVSKAESLGLFVGMLPTWGSYWNLTPGNTGHIFNVENARTYGRFLGRRYKDKPIIWILGGDRTITSEEERAVMNAMAAGLEEGDGKTHLKTFHPSGPGQSSNHLHNAPWLDFNMYQSSHGAQDHDNGLYAEHDYALQPPKPTLDGEPRYEQMPVGFYFQNYSRHIRFDDYDARQAAYWSLFAGACGHTYGNNNIWPMWQPGRAPAIFSDIPWYEALDHPGAFQMTFVRRLFDSRPFQTLEPYPAIVKSGPATGGAKVRALRAANGSFAFIYSPRGESFTVDKNAIQAKRVREIWYDPRYGVARQIHISDNWGYQTYTPPTSGRGNDWILILEDEAAQFPLPGTSAPAPAAR; encoded by the coding sequence TTGCTCACCCTGAGCCTGGCTGCGGCCTGCCCAGTCTGGGGCGCCGTGCGCGGCCGGTTGAAAGTCTCAGCGAACCACCACTACCTTCAGTACGAGGACGGCACGCCCTTCTTCTACCTGGGCGACACCGCGTGGGAACTGATGCACCGCCTGGATCGCGAAGCGGTCGACCGCTATCTCGAGAACCGCGCCCGCAAGGGGTTCACCGTGATCCAGGCCGTGGTCCTGGCCCAGATCGGCGGTTTGACTGAACCCAATGCCTACGGCGACCTGCCCCTCAACGGCAAGGATCCGGCCCAGCCCAACGAGGCTTATTTCCGGCACGTGGACTATATCGTCAGCAAGGCGGAATCTCTTGGCCTGTTCGTCGGCATGCTGCCCACCTGGGGTTCGTATTGGAATCTCACGCCAGGCAACACCGGCCACATTTTCAATGTCGAGAATGCCCGGACCTATGGCCGCTTCCTGGGCCGCCGTTATAAGGACAAACCGATCATCTGGATCCTTGGCGGCGACCGCACCATCACCAGTGAGGAGGAACGCGCCGTGATGAATGCGATGGCGGCCGGCCTGGAGGAGGGTGACGGGAAGACGCACCTCAAGACCTTCCATCCTTCGGGGCCGGGCCAGTCCTCCAACCACCTGCACAACGCGCCGTGGCTCGACTTCAACATGTACCAGTCCTCTCATGGCGCGCAGGATCACGACAACGGCCTGTACGCGGAACACGACTACGCCCTGCAGCCGCCCAAGCCGACCCTGGACGGGGAACCCCGTTATGAGCAGATGCCTGTCGGCTTCTACTTTCAGAACTACAGCCGCCACATTCGCTTCGACGACTACGATGCCCGCCAGGCGGCCTACTGGTCGCTGTTTGCAGGCGCCTGCGGCCACACTTACGGCAACAACAACATCTGGCCCATGTGGCAACCGGGCCGCGCTCCAGCCATCTTCTCCGACATCCCCTGGTATGAGGCTCTCGACCACCCCGGCGCCTTCCAGATGACCTTCGTGCGCCGCCTGTTCGATTCGCGGCCTTTCCAGACGCTGGAACCTTATCCCGCCATCGTCAAGTCCGGACCAGCGACAGGAGGAGCCAAGGTCCGTGCGCTGCGAGCCGCCAACGGATCGTTCGCCTTCATCTACTCCCCGCGCGGCGAAAGCTTCACAGTCGACAAGAACGCCATCCAGGCCAAGCGGGTGCGGGAGATCTGGTACGACCCCCGCTACGGAGTCGCCCGCCAAATTCACATCTCCGACAATTGGGGCTACCAGACCTACACGCCGCCCACGTCGGGGCGTGGGAACGATTGGATCCTGATCCTGGAAGACGAAGCCGCACAGTTTCCCCTTCCGGGCACCTCAGCGCCGGCTCCGGCCGCCAGGTGA
- a CDS encoding RNA polymerase sigma factor, which yields MDDLQKVTFLRLMEDYSAALARLAGAYLPQPEDREDLLQEIAAAVWTAIPRFKGEASERTWLYRIAHNTAITVAAKVRRRGRVETAFEVAGEPVGAGAAGDERLIRQQQQDWLTAAIRELPVVDRQVLVLHLEGLRYSEIHEVTGLGEGAIGVRLTRIRERLGHAIRRKESEL from the coding sequence ATGGATGATCTCCAAAAAGTGACCTTCCTGCGATTGATGGAGGACTACTCCGCGGCGTTGGCGCGTCTTGCGGGTGCTTACCTGCCGCAGCCCGAAGACCGGGAAGACCTGCTCCAGGAGATTGCCGCCGCCGTCTGGACGGCCATTCCCCGGTTCAAAGGCGAGGCGAGTGAGCGCACCTGGCTGTACCGGATCGCGCACAATACCGCGATTACGGTTGCCGCCAAGGTCCGCCGCCGCGGCCGGGTCGAAACCGCCTTTGAGGTCGCCGGCGAACCGGTGGGCGCCGGTGCCGCGGGTGACGAGCGCCTGATCCGGCAGCAGCAGCAGGACTGGCTTACTGCGGCCATCCGCGAGTTGCCGGTGGTCGACCGGCAGGTCCTGGTCCTGCACCTCGAAGGCCTCCGCTACTCGGAGATCCACGAGGTGACCGGCCTAGGGGAAGGCGCGATTGGGGTCCGGCTGACGCGGATCCGGGAACGACTGGGCCATGCGATTCGCCGAAAGGAGAGTGAACTGTGA
- a CDS encoding sodium:solute symporter family transporter: MIGIIDTVVIVLSLVLVVGAVLRAAGKKQTDAEYFLAGRDLRWPFVGMSLLASNISAEHVVGLAGDGYRVGLVTGGYEWMAAWCLIILASLFTPLYLRRRIYTIPEFLEHRFGWGLRAFLSGNLLLMNVLTKNAIDLWAGSLLLHLLFGWNQTGVMVALSILTALYTMKGGLRAVVYADMVQGTWLIISGIVLTIVGLVAVGGWSGLTARVDPALLHMVKPLDSELPITGFLIGNLFGGMFYWCMDQTNVQRVLGARSVDDGQKGAIFAGFLKLLIPFILVLPGVIAHALYPNLARADMAYPRMVSDLLPVGLRGVVLAGLIAILMSSMSACYNASATLVVRDFFMRWKPGLSDEQQVAIGRKITVLMALLGVLAAPLVGRSVTIWNYLQMLSAYLGVPLGAVVFMGLLWKRGNTAGAIAGGTTGFALGLFLMMDQTLGWGLVAHPYLTSFLHRSILVWVLAAVTMVVVSLMTAPPAQSKVEGNVFGSAPAQTTAGTGYRLWAVGLFMCTLVLWWAFR; this comes from the coding sequence GTGATTGGCATCATCGATACCGTAGTCATCGTTCTCAGCCTGGTCCTCGTAGTGGGCGCGGTGCTGCGGGCAGCCGGTAAGAAACAGACCGACGCCGAGTATTTCCTGGCTGGCCGCGATTTGCGCTGGCCGTTTGTCGGCATGTCGCTGCTGGCTTCAAACATCTCGGCGGAGCATGTCGTCGGCCTGGCAGGAGACGGCTACCGCGTCGGCCTGGTCACCGGCGGCTATGAGTGGATGGCCGCCTGGTGCCTCATCATCCTCGCGTCCCTGTTCACTCCGCTCTACCTGCGCCGCCGGATCTACACCATTCCCGAGTTCCTCGAGCACCGCTTCGGCTGGGGCCTACGCGCCTTCCTCTCGGGCAACCTGCTGCTGATGAACGTGCTCACCAAGAACGCCATCGACCTCTGGGCCGGCTCGCTCCTGCTCCATCTCCTCTTTGGCTGGAACCAGACCGGGGTGATGGTCGCCCTGTCCATCCTGACAGCCCTCTACACCATGAAAGGCGGCCTGCGCGCCGTGGTCTATGCGGACATGGTGCAGGGCACGTGGCTCATCATCAGCGGCATCGTCCTCACCATCGTCGGACTGGTGGCGGTGGGCGGTTGGAGCGGCCTGACGGCTCGCGTCGATCCCGCGCTGCTCCACATGGTGAAGCCGCTCGATTCTGAACTGCCCATCACGGGGTTCCTGATTGGGAACCTGTTCGGCGGCATGTTTTATTGGTGCATGGACCAGACGAACGTCCAGCGCGTCCTGGGGGCGCGCTCAGTGGACGACGGCCAGAAGGGCGCCATCTTCGCCGGCTTTCTCAAACTGCTCATCCCGTTCATTCTGGTGCTGCCCGGTGTCATCGCGCACGCCCTCTATCCGAACTTGGCCCGGGCTGACATGGCTTATCCCCGCATGGTCAGCGACCTCCTGCCCGTTGGCTTGCGCGGAGTCGTACTGGCCGGGCTCATCGCGATCCTGATGTCTTCCATGAGCGCCTGCTACAACGCCAGCGCCACCCTGGTGGTCCGCGACTTCTTCATGCGCTGGAAGCCGGGCCTCAGCGACGAGCAGCAGGTCGCCATCGGGCGGAAGATCACCGTGCTGATGGCCCTGTTGGGCGTGCTGGCGGCGCCCCTGGTGGGCCGCTCCGTCACGATCTGGAACTACCTCCAGATGCTCTCCGCTTATCTGGGTGTGCCGTTAGGCGCGGTCGTCTTCATGGGCCTGCTGTGGAAACGCGGGAACACCGCCGGAGCCATTGCCGGCGGAACGACCGGGTTTGCGCTGGGCCTGTTCCTGATGATGGACCAGACGCTCGGCTGGGGCCTGGTCGCGCACCCCTATCTCACCTCGTTCCTGCACCGGTCGATCCTGGTGTGGGTGCTGGCCGCGGTCACCATGGTGGTGGTCAGTCTCATGACCGCGCCGCCGGCCCAGAGCAAGGTGGAGGGCAATGTGTTTGGATCCGCCCCGGCACAGACAACGGCAGGGACGGGCTATCGCCTCTGGGCCGTAGGGCTCTTCATGTGCACGCTGGTCCTGTGGTGGGCGTTCCGGTAA
- a CDS encoding M61 metallopeptidase family protein translates to MLKRRIILPAVLMAASLLPAAQDNPPGAPPALELTLRPAAPDTAGIIPSVDVTLVFPVFATVELAFLPNNVETVARTITLVTARDAAGPLPLRVTDDPESAEGPARHWSAGRPVQGPVTLRYRAPISNRPAPRGAAPPLELRSDTGAFSGAGASFLLLPRSAAPDRLRLHWDLSAMPAGARGVSSLGSGDRTVLLEDAIGRLKSTFFLAGRLQLFPEQPPERGFFSAWHGTPPMDLARLMASEQKLYAFYEKFFSRPAESPYGVFLRENPVNPGGGMGLTDSFIATFGPKVTAEDLTITLAHEMLHTFAGGLDQPAGLEGSWFSEGLAVHYARLLALRAGQITPAEFLHDLNSTAGRYYTNAFLGTPNSEIPKRFWADTRIRVLPYDRGSLYFAVLDTQLRAASHAQTGLDELLMQFLARRKRALPLDETAWCSLLEQALGTPGPESYRAMLAGALQLPESGAFGPQFERTTTRLRRYELGFAPEVLIEPRRVVRGLKEDSAAARAGLRNGDEITRPVPQDVVQAQQEATLTLHVSRAGQSLVITYLPRGEEVDAWQWRMAGGPPRR, encoded by the coding sequence ATGCTGAAACGTCGTATCATTCTCCCGGCCGTCCTGATGGCGGCCTCCCTCCTGCCTGCCGCCCAAGACAATCCGCCGGGCGCGCCGCCCGCCCTGGAACTGACTCTACGGCCCGCCGCACCGGACACAGCGGGAATCATCCCCTCCGTTGACGTGACGCTGGTCTTTCCCGTGTTTGCCACGGTCGAACTGGCCTTCCTTCCGAACAACGTCGAGACGGTGGCGCGGACCATCACGCTCGTCACGGCCCGCGATGCAGCCGGACCCCTGCCGCTGCGGGTCACGGACGATCCGGAGTCCGCGGAGGGCCCCGCCAGGCACTGGTCGGCCGGACGCCCGGTCCAGGGTCCCGTGACCTTGCGCTACCGCGCGCCCATCTCGAACCGGCCGGCGCCTCGCGGAGCCGCTCCCCCTCTCGAATTACGCTCCGATACCGGAGCATTCTCCGGAGCCGGCGCGAGCTTTCTCCTTCTGCCGCGGAGCGCCGCGCCCGACCGTCTCCGCCTGCACTGGGATCTATCAGCAATGCCTGCCGGCGCGCGTGGTGTTTCGAGCCTGGGCTCCGGCGACCGGACCGTCCTCCTGGAAGATGCGATAGGCCGGCTGAAGTCGACCTTCTTCCTGGCCGGGCGGCTCCAACTCTTTCCCGAACAGCCACCCGAGCGCGGCTTCTTCTCCGCCTGGCACGGAACTCCGCCGATGGACCTCGCCCGCCTGATGGCCTCCGAACAGAAGCTGTATGCCTTCTACGAGAAATTCTTCAGCCGCCCGGCGGAGTCGCCGTACGGGGTCTTCCTGCGCGAAAACCCCGTGAATCCCGGCGGCGGGATGGGGCTCACCGACTCGTTTATTGCAACCTTCGGGCCGAAGGTCACCGCGGAGGATCTGACCATCACGCTGGCCCACGAGATGCTACACACCTTCGCCGGAGGACTGGATCAGCCGGCCGGGTTGGAAGGCTCCTGGTTCTCCGAGGGGCTGGCGGTGCACTACGCCCGGCTGTTGGCTTTGCGCGCCGGCCAGATCACGCCTGCCGAATTCCTGCACGACCTCAACTCGACTGCGGGCCGCTACTACACGAATGCGTTCCTGGGCACGCCGAACTCGGAGATCCCGAAGCGGTTCTGGGCGGATACAAGAATCCGGGTGTTGCCGTACGACCGCGGCTCGTTGTACTTTGCGGTGCTCGACACGCAGTTGCGGGCGGCGTCCCATGCGCAGACTGGTTTGGACGAACTGTTGATGCAATTCCTCGCACGGCGCAAGCGGGCGCTGCCGCTGGACGAAACCGCGTGGTGCTCGCTGCTGGAACAGGCATTGGGCACGCCGGGGCCCGAGTCCTACCGGGCGATGTTGGCGGGCGCGCTGCAGCTCCCGGAGTCCGGTGCCTTCGGGCCGCAGTTTGAACGCACCACCACGCGGCTGCGCCGCTACGAGTTGGGCTTCGCGCCCGAGGTGCTCATTGAGCCGCGGCGTGTGGTGCGCGGGCTCAAGGAGGATTCGGCGGCCGCGCGCGCCGGCCTGCGGAATGGGGATGAGATCACGAGGCCGGTCCCCCAGGATGTGGTGCAGGCGCAGCAGGAAGCCACCCTGACTCTGCACGTGAGCAGGGCGGGGCAGTCGCTCGTCATCACCTATCTGCCGCGCGGCGAGGAAGTGGACGCGTGGCAGTGGCGCATGGCCGGTGGCCCTCCGCGCCGGTGA
- a CDS encoding glycoside hydrolase family 10 protein codes for MNRRQFVQTVGSVASAQPLSAARGTALCLNEDNSHWFFTRAGQTHTKESVAAFVDQYAETQVRELVLSGNSQRTSFASKVWDPIWKGYDPDGPDDQPLFRSTTGEGRVNARKWVHTAWSLAQQGIDPYAVWIERARRRGLSPWISMRMNDLHNVDDPDSYMHSTFWRQNPQFRRLPWRAVDWRDRAFDFAHEEVRAYHFRLVEEYLERYDVDGLELDWMRFGFHFSPGRETEGGRLLTEFVRKTRRLADSWAKRRGHKIGLGARVPSRPQTAIDLGLDGALWAREGLIDLLVFTPFWASAETDMPVELWRRLAGDRVTLAAGLELLLRPYPAYRPIPMNSIETVRGAAASLLERGADRVYLFNYMDSQTQMPDAENYPALLHECGRLQTLAGKARRHVVTYADTSAPGEPSPTQLPQKLAAGQWAAFRVHCGPALQRARVRMELEGGGLGAVRVNGQECSAAGAEMGVKPGPERGFMTWTMPGGVAGRVVIDVQAQAAVTIHWVEIAGT; via the coding sequence ATGAATCGACGGCAGTTTGTGCAGACGGTGGGGTCGGTGGCGAGCGCCCAGCCGCTCAGCGCGGCTCGGGGCACTGCGTTGTGCCTGAATGAAGACAATAGCCACTGGTTCTTCACACGAGCGGGCCAGACGCATACGAAGGAGTCAGTGGCCGCGTTCGTCGATCAGTATGCGGAGACACAGGTCCGTGAGCTCGTGCTCAGCGGCAACTCGCAGCGGACCAGTTTTGCGAGCAAGGTTTGGGACCCCATTTGGAAGGGCTATGATCCGGACGGCCCTGACGATCAACCGCTGTTCCGGTCCACTACGGGCGAGGGGCGGGTGAATGCACGGAAGTGGGTGCACACGGCATGGTCGCTGGCGCAGCAGGGCATCGATCCCTATGCCGTGTGGATTGAACGCGCGCGGAGGCGGGGGCTGTCGCCCTGGATTTCGATGCGCATGAACGACCTGCATAACGTCGACGACCCGGACAGCTACATGCACAGCACCTTCTGGCGGCAGAATCCGCAGTTCCGGCGGCTGCCCTGGAGAGCCGTAGACTGGCGCGACCGCGCGTTCGACTTCGCGCACGAGGAGGTTCGGGCGTACCATTTCCGGCTGGTGGAGGAGTATCTGGAACGGTACGACGTGGATGGCCTGGAACTCGACTGGATGCGGTTCGGCTTCCACTTCAGCCCGGGGCGGGAGACAGAGGGCGGCCGGCTGCTGACGGAGTTCGTTCGAAAGACGAGGCGGCTGGCGGACAGTTGGGCGAAGCGGAGGGGCCACAAGATCGGGTTAGGCGCGCGGGTCCCATCGCGTCCGCAGACTGCGATCGACCTGGGGCTGGATGGAGCCCTGTGGGCCCGCGAAGGGCTGATCGATCTGCTGGTCTTCACGCCGTTCTGGGCGAGCGCCGAAACGGACATGCCGGTGGAGTTGTGGCGGCGCCTGGCTGGAGACCGGGTGACCCTGGCGGCCGGGCTGGAACTGCTGCTGCGCCCCTATCCTGCCTACCGGCCGATTCCGATGAATTCAATCGAGACGGTGCGGGGCGCCGCGGCCTCCCTCTTGGAACGCGGAGCAGACAGGGTGTACCTGTTCAACTACATGGATTCGCAGACGCAGATGCCGGACGCGGAGAACTACCCCGCCCTGCTGCACGAATGCGGGCGGCTGCAGACGCTGGCGGGCAAGGCGCGGCGGCATGTCGTGACCTATGCGGATACGTCGGCTCCGGGCGAGCCTTCGCCCACGCAACTGCCGCAGAAGCTGGCGGCCGGGCAGTGGGCGGCGTTCCGGGTGCACTGTGGGCCGGCCTTGCAGCGCGCACGGGTCAGGATGGAACTGGAGGGAGGCGGGTTGGGCGCCGTGCGGGTCAACGGGCAGGAGTGCAGTGCGGCAGGTGCGGAGATGGGGGTGAAGCCTGGTCCGGAGCGCGGATTCATGACCTGGACGATGCCGGGCGGCGTAGCGGGCCGGGTCGTGATCGACGTGCAGGCGCAGGCGGCCGTGACGATTCACTGGGTCGAAATTGCGGGCACGTGA
- a CDS encoding suppressor of fused domain protein, whose amino-acid sequence MPEEKSPGGSTIRRYSSGEWAHPQTGQPGDSSLQFAAARDEAYQALLGEPRHIDLEAIPLVPRIDVHTYVRSSPQGEVVALVTSGMSDLPMHVPPAAGEDAPRRVELIFYCAEPSQEYIDTLRWVGRFLHDRKTWLSYGHTMPNGNPPAPFWGSQVLDTLLFMPTIVRRDQALPEKLVLSGDPVHFLWVVPLSTPECNLKLEHGFGAILDLFQANRHPHVFNPSRKSYV is encoded by the coding sequence TTGCCGGAAGAAAAATCGCCCGGAGGTTCCACCATTCGCCGATACTCCAGCGGTGAATGGGCTCACCCCCAGACTGGCCAGCCTGGGGATTCCTCGCTTCAATTTGCGGCGGCCCGCGACGAAGCCTATCAGGCCCTGCTCGGTGAACCGCGGCACATTGACCTCGAAGCCATCCCGCTGGTTCCTCGCATTGATGTCCACACGTATGTTCGCTCCAGCCCACAGGGAGAAGTGGTGGCTCTGGTGACCAGCGGCATGAGCGATCTGCCCATGCACGTTCCGCCGGCGGCCGGCGAGGACGCACCCCGCCGCGTCGAGTTGATCTTTTACTGCGCGGAGCCAAGTCAGGAGTACATCGACACGCTGCGTTGGGTCGGCCGCTTCCTTCACGACCGGAAGACCTGGCTGAGCTACGGCCACACGATGCCCAACGGCAACCCACCGGCTCCGTTTTGGGGCAGCCAAGTCCTGGACACGCTGCTGTTCATGCCCACGATCGTCCGCCGCGACCAGGCGCTTCCCGAAAAGTTGGTTCTGTCCGGCGACCCCGTGCACTTCCTTTGGGTGGTCCCGCTCTCCACCCCCGAATGCAATCTGAAGCTGGAGCACGGCTTCGGCGCCATCCTCGACTTATTCCAGGCGAACCGCCATCCCCACGTATTCAACCCCTCGCGCAAGAGCTACGTGTAG
- a CDS encoding L-type lectin-domain containing protein, with protein MDRFPSRCVAAVLAAAAAMVMVRGQEGFKLQLVGDAEVWQNRIRLTPALPQTAGAAWFAERQPIAAGFEMVFQFQLTQQGGLGNGADGFAFVLQNNGPEALAGRGSARGFALGDGRQDRSQPGIPHSIAVFFDTHRNRDGLDPSDNYIAVCTNGQVGKMRWPPNRLGTGTRLKIRLKDGRPHLARIRYKPPMLLVYLDDGEPELRVPVDLSTVVDAQGRAFIGFTASTGEGWENHDILGWKFKPDEPQVSSEITVVNSEITFSPTTCLSGRNLCTPPEAMVEEHGPGQYHVVLPAHLEWGAGIPNPQKLQAVITNTRGNACWDLDNPSAGCGGPDGVAGPRNDALVSPDQPAGALISKSEKGRVWFTVNGRKGKRFASNQGFYEFDVTLR; from the coding sequence ATGGATCGGTTTCCTTCGCGGTGTGTCGCGGCAGTACTGGCGGCCGCTGCAGCCATGGTCATGGTGCGGGGGCAGGAGGGGTTCAAGCTCCAACTCGTGGGTGACGCCGAAGTGTGGCAGAACCGCATCCGCCTGACACCTGCCCTTCCGCAGACGGCCGGCGCCGCCTGGTTCGCTGAGCGCCAGCCAATCGCGGCCGGCTTCGAGATGGTGTTCCAGTTTCAACTGACGCAGCAGGGCGGGTTGGGCAACGGCGCGGATGGTTTCGCCTTCGTGCTCCAAAACAACGGGCCGGAGGCGCTCGCGGGCCGAGGCTCGGCTCGCGGCTTCGCACTGGGCGACGGACGGCAGGACCGCTCGCAACCCGGCATTCCACACAGCATCGCAGTCTTCTTCGATACGCACCGGAACAGGGACGGGCTGGACCCATCCGACAACTACATCGCCGTGTGCACCAACGGCCAGGTGGGCAAGATGCGCTGGCCGCCCAATCGCCTGGGGACCGGCACCAGGCTGAAGATCCGGCTCAAGGACGGGCGCCCCCACCTCGCCCGCATCCGCTACAAACCGCCGATGCTGCTGGTCTACCTGGACGACGGCGAGCCGGAACTGCGCGTACCGGTGGATCTGTCCACCGTCGTGGATGCGCAAGGGCGGGCGTTTATCGGTTTCACCGCGTCCACCGGCGAAGGCTGGGAGAATCACGACATTCTCGGCTGGAAGTTCAAACCCGATGAACCGCAAGTGTCGTCCGAGATTACCGTCGTCAATTCGGAGATCACCTTCAGCCCCACTACTTGCCTCAGCGGACGGAATCTCTGCACTCCGCCCGAGGCGATGGTGGAGGAACACGGTCCGGGCCAGTATCACGTCGTCCTTCCAGCTCACCTGGAGTGGGGTGCCGGCATCCCCAATCCCCAAAAGCTACAGGCAGTCATAACGAACACCAGGGGCAATGCGTGTTGGGACCTGGACAATCCCTCAGCCGGCTGCGGAGGCCCGGATGGTGTCGCCGGCCCCCGCAACGACGCGCTGGTGTCGCCTGACCAACCGGCCGGTGCGCTGATCTCCAAATCGGAGAAAGGGCGCGTCTGGTTCACGGTGAACGGCCGCAAGGGAAAGCGGTTCGCTTCCAATCAGGGATTCTACGAGTTCGACGTGACGCTGCGGTAG